One genomic segment of Lysobacter sp. 5GHs7-4 includes these proteins:
- the mnmA gene encoding tRNA 2-thiouridine(34) synthase MnmA, with protein sequence MASVRTVVGMSGGVDSSVAALRLRDAGEPIAGLFMQNWADDGSGDCRAEDDRRDAVAVCGRLGLPIHFRDFSSQYWDGVFAHFLAEYAAGRTPNPDVLCNREIKFKHFLDAAHELGAEFIATGHYARVERDGGRQRLLRAADRGKDQSYFLHQLGQAQLASTLFPLGDLIKRDVRQMAQDAGLPTAAKKDSTGICFIGERDFREFLARYLPAREGEIRAVAGDSPNGRAIGRHPGVFYFTLGQREGLNIGGVRGFEAAPWYVVGKDVANNVLYVDQGSQTPWLRSQALWSETAHWIDGAPPAQRFHCTAQTRYRQPDEACEVEVLDDGRLQVRFARPQRAVTPGQSLVLYDGEVCLGGAVIAATDAPLEHYLKVHAA encoded by the coding sequence GTGGCTTCGGTGCGCACGGTGGTGGGCATGTCCGGCGGCGTCGATTCGTCGGTCGCCGCGCTGCGTCTGCGCGACGCGGGCGAGCCGATCGCCGGATTGTTCATGCAGAACTGGGCGGACGATGGCAGCGGCGATTGCCGCGCCGAAGACGACCGCCGCGACGCGGTCGCGGTCTGCGGCCGGCTCGGCCTGCCGATCCACTTCCGCGATTTCTCCAGCCAGTACTGGGACGGCGTGTTCGCCCATTTCCTGGCCGAGTACGCGGCCGGCCGCACGCCCAACCCGGACGTGCTGTGCAACCGCGAGATCAAGTTCAAGCACTTCCTCGATGCCGCCCACGAGTTGGGTGCGGAATTCATCGCCACCGGCCACTACGCCCGCGTCGAACGCGATGGCGGTCGCCAGCGGCTGCTGCGCGCGGCCGACCGCGGCAAGGACCAGAGCTACTTCCTGCACCAGCTCGGCCAGGCCCAGCTCGCCTCGACGCTGTTTCCGCTGGGCGACCTGATCAAGCGCGACGTGCGCCAGATGGCCCAGGACGCCGGCCTGCCGACCGCGGCCAAGAAGGACTCCACCGGCATCTGCTTCATCGGCGAGCGCGACTTCCGCGAGTTCCTCGCGCGCTACCTGCCGGCGCGCGAGGGCGAGATCCGCGCCGTCGCCGGCGACAGCCCCAACGGCCGCGCGATCGGCCGCCATCCGGGCGTGTTCTATTTCACCCTCGGCCAGCGCGAAGGCCTGAACATCGGCGGCGTGCGCGGCTTCGAGGCCGCGCCCTGGTACGTGGTGGGCAAGGACGTGGCCAACAACGTGCTGTACGTGGACCAGGGCAGCCAGACGCCCTGGCTGCGCTCGCAGGCGCTGTGGTCGGAAACCGCGCACTGGATCGACGGCGCGCCGCCCGCGCAGCGCTTCCACTGCACCGCCCAAACCCGCTACCGCCAGCCCGACGAGGCCTGCGAGGTCGAGGTGCTGGACGACGGCCGCCTGCAGGTGCGCTTCGCGCGCCCGCAACGCGCGGTCACCCCCGGTCAATCCCTGGTGCTGTACGACGGTGAGGTCTGCCTGGGCGGCGCCGTGATCGCCGCCACCGACGCACCGCTGGAACACTATCTGAAGGTCCATGCCGCATGA
- the hflD gene encoding high frequency lysogenization protein HflD, producing MSSTRSASPAISERVLALAGLVQALAQVRRIADTGQANAAVLGTALDSVFRIDASSPAQVYGGTEALRPGLVLLRDYFVRETKDEQLPRLALAVMQLERRFVRDHAMAQRVQAGIRNHADTAQRLGSSHPDVLAALGGVYAETLSHLRPRVLVQGNPHYLGQANVVAEVRAVLLAAVRSAVLWRQLGGSLWDFLLRRREMVAALNAYLD from the coding sequence ATGAGTTCCACCCGTAGCGCTTCCCCCGCGATCTCCGAGCGCGTGCTCGCCCTGGCCGGCCTGGTCCAGGCCCTGGCCCAGGTGAGGCGGATCGCCGATACCGGCCAGGCCAATGCCGCGGTCCTGGGCACGGCCCTGGATTCGGTGTTCCGCATCGACGCCAGCTCGCCGGCGCAGGTCTACGGCGGCACCGAGGCCCTGCGCCCGGGGCTGGTGCTGCTGCGCGACTACTTCGTGCGCGAAACCAAGGACGAACAGCTGCCGCGCCTGGCGCTGGCGGTGATGCAGCTGGAACGCCGCTTCGTGCGCGACCACGCCATGGCGCAGCGCGTGCAGGCCGGCATCCGCAATCACGCCGACACCGCGCAGCGCCTGGGCAGCAGCCATCCGGACGTGCTGGCCGCACTGGGCGGCGTGTACGCCGAAACCCTGAGCCACCTGCGCCCGCGCGTGCTGGTGCAGGGCAATCCCCACTATCTGGGTCAGGCCAACGTGGTCGCCGAGGTGCGCGCGGTGCTGCTGGCGGCGGTGCGCTCGGCGGTGCTGTGGCGCCAGCTAGGCGGCAGCTTGTGGGACTTCCTGCTGCGCCGGCGCGAGATGGTGGCAGCGCTGAACGCGTATCTGGACTGA
- a CDS encoding HAD family hydrolase yields the protein MTIRAVVFDVYGTLVRIGERRAPFRALLTRLEAAGRPRRAEDAALIMSRELDLADTAVLLGADPSAPELAASLDLASLQRDLGEELGSIRLFPETLAVMQALAARGLKLGLCSNLAAPYAAPVLRLLPFALDAYAWSFEVGAIKPDPAIYAEVCRRLGCQPAEVLFVGDTPEADLHGPRRYGMRSLLLRRDGLREGDDAADTIADLNGVLAALDAR from the coding sequence ATGACGATACGGGCGGTGGTGTTCGACGTGTACGGGACGCTAGTGCGCATCGGCGAGCGGCGTGCGCCGTTCCGGGCCTTGCTGACGCGGCTGGAGGCGGCCGGGCGGCCGCGTCGCGCGGAAGACGCGGCCTTGATCATGAGCCGCGAACTGGACCTGGCCGACACCGCCGTGCTGTTGGGCGCCGATCCGTCAGCGCCCGAGCTCGCCGCGTCGCTGGACCTTGCCTCGTTGCAGCGCGACCTGGGCGAGGAACTGGGCTCGATACGTCTGTTCCCCGAAACACTGGCCGTGATGCAGGCCCTGGCCGCACGCGGGCTGAAGCTGGGCCTGTGCTCCAACCTGGCCGCGCCGTATGCAGCGCCGGTGCTGCGCCTGCTGCCGTTCGCGCTGGACGCCTACGCCTGGAGCTTCGAGGTCGGCGCGATCAAGCCCGATCCGGCCATCTACGCCGAGGTGTGCCGCCGGCTGGGCTGCCAGCCGGCGGAAGTCCTGTTCGTGGGCGACACGCCCGAAGCCGACCTGCACGGCCCGCGCCGCTACGGCATGCGCAGCCTGCTGCTGCGCCGGGATGGACTGCGCGAGGGCGACGATGCCGCCGATACGATCGCGGATCTAAATGGCGTGCTGGCGGCGTTGGACGCGCGTTAG
- a CDS encoding two-component regulator propeller domain-containing protein produces the protein MKSNAWILRPSWWMLLVALVACSKGQENGVLPSGTAALESSIEVRATSAAAFGQGRFLQSEATQVSQYIRRIFQDKAGNIWFGTNDDGVVRYDGNSLNYFSVEQGLAGRTVRGIVQDRQGYLWLATSGGVSRYDGKSFRNFTVRDGLPDDEVWSLLLDRSGILWIGTASGVSRYDGSTFSNFELPEANITGRVDSLMWSIAEDREGNIWFGSNGRGVFRYDGANIARFSKHDGLGSDIVQAIMQDRAGILWFGTRDGGLSRYDGVAFTHFPMKAGADDSYVWTMLEDRAGLLWVSLLGDGLYRHDGKSFAHYSNADGLGNAYAQSILEDRDGTLWVGTSGGVYRFNGKTFSNFTREDAVRKP, from the coding sequence GTGAAAAGCAATGCCTGGATCTTGAGGCCGTCGTGGTGGATGTTGCTGGTGGCGCTGGTGGCGTGTTCCAAGGGGCAAGAGAACGGTGTTCTTCCAAGCGGAACTGCTGCACTCGAAAGCTCTATCGAAGTACGCGCGACCAGTGCCGCTGCCTTCGGCCAAGGCCGCTTCCTGCAGTCAGAAGCCACCCAAGTCAGTCAGTACATACGCCGGATTTTTCAGGACAAGGCCGGCAACATATGGTTCGGCACTAACGACGACGGCGTAGTGCGGTACGACGGCAACTCCCTGAATTATTTTTCAGTTGAACAAGGATTGGCGGGCCGAACGGTAAGAGGCATCGTTCAGGATCGGCAGGGTTATCTCTGGCTCGCCACCTCGGGTGGCGTCTCACGATACGACGGCAAGTCGTTCAGAAACTTTACCGTGCGCGACGGGCTACCCGATGATGAGGTATGGAGCCTGCTGCTGGACCGGTCGGGAATCCTTTGGATCGGCACTGCGAGTGGAGTGTCGCGCTACGACGGAAGCACTTTCTCTAATTTTGAGCTCCCTGAGGCAAATATCACCGGTCGTGTGGATAGCCTGATGTGGAGCATCGCCGAGGATCGCGAGGGAAACATTTGGTTCGGTTCCAATGGCCGGGGCGTCTTTCGTTACGATGGAGCCAACATCGCCCGCTTCTCCAAGCACGATGGGCTTGGCAGCGATATCGTGCAGGCGATCATGCAAGACCGAGCTGGGATCCTCTGGTTCGGCACCCGCGATGGCGGCCTGAGTCGCTACGACGGGGTCGCATTCACTCACTTTCCGATGAAGGCTGGCGCTGACGACAGCTATGTTTGGACGATGCTAGAAGATCGGGCGGGCTTGCTTTGGGTGAGCCTCTTGGGCGACGGTCTGTATCGCCATGATGGAAAATCATTCGCCCACTATTCGAACGCAGACGGTCTCGGCAATGCCTATGCGCAAAGCATTTTGGAAGACCGGGATGGAACTCTTTGGGTGGGTACGTCGGGTGGTGTGTACCGTTTCAACGGGAAGACCTTCTCGAATTTCACCCGAGAAGATGCTGTGAGGAAGCCCTGA
- a CDS encoding helix-turn-helix transcriptional regulator, translating to MAERSLSRSRNALSEFLTRHRRKLTPADVGLPSHGRRRTPGLRREEVAALAGVGLTWYTWFEQGRDIQVSEKFLLGVAHALKLDDADCSHLFLLAHQRPPPPQAYHRVSVTPLIQQLLDDLAARPAYVLDLRWDVVAWNAAADELLGFGARGPGSRNLLRMVFADPALRRRLPAWREDAPKLLAQFRYDYAVAPDDPPMLALLEDLKALSADFRRGWKQPHGEDARRGIGSILTARAQRLDFRHESLLVDEHRHLRMVVYFAQAAGAQTLPGPATDRVG from the coding sequence ATGGCCGAACGCAGCCTCAGCCGCAGCAGGAACGCGCTCTCGGAGTTCCTGACCCGGCACCGCCGCAAGCTGACCCCGGCCGATGTCGGTCTGCCCTCGCACGGGCGTCGCCGCACCCCCGGCCTGCGCCGGGAAGAGGTCGCGGCGTTGGCCGGCGTGGGACTCACTTGGTACACCTGGTTCGAGCAGGGGCGGGACATCCAGGTGTCGGAGAAATTCCTGCTGGGCGTGGCGCATGCGCTCAAGCTCGACGATGCCGACTGCAGCCACCTGTTCCTATTGGCGCACCAGCGGCCGCCGCCGCCGCAGGCCTACCACCGCGTGTCGGTCACGCCGCTGATCCAGCAGTTGCTGGACGATCTGGCGGCCCGGCCGGCCTACGTGCTCGACCTGCGCTGGGACGTGGTCGCATGGAATGCGGCGGCCGACGAACTGCTCGGTTTCGGCGCGCGCGGGCCCGGCAGCCGCAACCTGCTGCGCATGGTATTCGCCGACCCCGCGCTGCGGCGGCGCCTGCCGGCCTGGCGCGAGGATGCGCCCAAGCTGCTCGCGCAGTTCCGTTACGACTACGCGGTGGCACCGGACGATCCGCCGATGCTGGCCCTGCTCGAGGACTTGAAGGCGCTGTCGGCCGACTTCCGACGCGGCTGGAAGCAGCCGCATGGCGAAGACGCGCGGCGCGGGATCGGCTCGATTCTGACGGCGCGGGCACAGCGGTTGGATTTCCGTCACGAGAGCTTGCTGGTCGACGAGCACCGGCATCTGCGCATGGTGGTGTATTTCGCGCAGGCTGCAGGCGCGCAGACGTTGCCGGGGCCTGCCACGGACCGGGTAGGCTGA
- a CDS encoding MFS transporter yields MLDDPLLQSATHDDAPQPRAGAREWAGLALLALPTLLLGLDLTLLHLALPALAADLRPTSTQALWIVDAYGFMIAGFLITMGALGDRIGRRKLLMIGAAAFGAASVMAACATSANMLIAARAVLGIAGATLMPSTLALVSNLFRLPRQRALAIGVWATMFALGMAAGPVVGGVLLDRYGWAAAFLVALPVVALLLIAAPFALPEYRAPRQGRLDLRSVALSLLGLLPIVYGIKQLAKDGVGFGATVAMVVGLAFAFAFVRRQRRLSDPLIDLDLFACRAFSVALGVLLVGLIGVGGTMLLVTQYLQLVAGLSPLAAGLWMGPPALAMLVAGIAAPVLVRRIRPGYVIAMALGLSVLGYLIMSRLEAGPQGVALATAAFSLVYLGLGTIAALGTELVVGAAPLEKAGSASALSETVQELGLALGVAALGSLSTAIYRNAMSDSGGASARALPGAVSDSLAGARSLAPELPAAVLEQAQAAFMAGFNAAAATSAVSTALLAALAAIALRHIGAGDGAAADPPK; encoded by the coding sequence ATGCTCGACGATCCCCTGTTGCAGTCCGCCACGCACGACGATGCGCCGCAGCCGCGTGCGGGCGCGCGCGAATGGGCCGGGCTGGCGCTGCTGGCTTTGCCGACGCTGTTGCTGGGGCTGGATCTGACCCTGTTGCATCTGGCCTTGCCGGCGCTGGCGGCGGACCTGCGCCCGACCAGCACGCAGGCGCTGTGGATCGTCGATGCCTACGGTTTCATGATCGCCGGCTTCCTGATCACGATGGGCGCGCTGGGCGACCGCATCGGGCGGCGCAAGTTGCTCATGATCGGTGCGGCCGCGTTCGGTGCCGCTTCGGTGATGGCGGCCTGCGCGACCAGCGCCAATATGCTGATCGCCGCGCGCGCCGTGCTCGGCATCGCCGGCGCCACCCTGATGCCCTCGACCCTGGCGCTGGTCAGCAACCTGTTCCGCCTGCCCCGCCAGCGCGCGCTGGCGATCGGCGTGTGGGCGACGATGTTCGCGCTGGGCATGGCGGCCGGGCCGGTGGTGGGCGGCGTCCTGCTGGACCGGTACGGATGGGCCGCGGCGTTCCTGGTGGCGTTGCCGGTGGTGGCGCTGTTGCTGATCGCCGCACCGTTCGCGCTGCCGGAGTACCGCGCGCCGCGACAGGGGCGCCTGGACCTGCGCAGCGTCGCGCTGTCCTTGCTCGGCCTGCTGCCTATCGTCTACGGCATCAAGCAGTTGGCCAAGGACGGCGTCGGGTTCGGCGCCACGGTGGCGATGGTCGTCGGCCTGGCGTTCGCCTTCGCCTTCGTGCGGCGCCAGCGCCGCTTGAGCGATCCCCTGATCGACCTGGACCTGTTCGCCTGCCGCGCCTTCAGCGTCGCCTTGGGGGTGCTGTTGGTCGGCCTGATCGGCGTCGGCGGCACGATGTTGCTGGTCACCCAATATCTGCAGTTGGTGGCCGGCCTGTCGCCGTTGGCCGCCGGCCTGTGGATGGGGCCGCCGGCCCTGGCGATGCTGGTGGCCGGCATCGCGGCGCCCGTGCTGGTGCGGCGCATCCGCCCGGGCTATGTGATCGCCATGGCGCTGGGCCTGTCGGTGCTCGGGTATCTGATCATGAGCCGGCTCGAAGCCGGACCGCAGGGCGTCGCGCTGGCGACGGCGGCGTTCTCGTTGGTGTACCTGGGCCTGGGCACCATCGCCGCGTTGGGCACGGAGCTGGTGGTCGGCGCGGCGCCGCTGGAGAAGGCGGGATCGGCCTCGGCGCTGTCGGAAACGGTGCAGGAACTTGGCCTGGCCCTGGGCGTGGCGGCGCTGGGCAGCCTCAGCACCGCAATCTACCGCAACGCGATGAGCGACAGCGGTGGCGCCTCCGCGCGCGCACTGCCCGGCGCGGTGTCCGATAGCCTGGCCGGCGCACGATCGCTGGCGCCGGAGCTGCCGGCCGCGGTGCTGGAGCAGGCGCAGGCCGCGTTCATGGCCGGCTTCAACGCCGCGGCGGCGACCAGCGCTGTAAGCACCGCCCTATTGGCGGCGCTGGCGGCAATCGCGCTGCGCCACATCGGCGCAGGCGACGGCGCGGCGGCCGATCCGCCAAAGTAA
- the acnB gene encoding bifunctional aconitate hydratase 2/2-methylisocitrate dehydratase, translating into MLSSYRQHVAERAALGIPPLPLTAQQTAEVIELLKAPPAGEETFLLELLSHRVPAGVDDAAKVKASYLAAVAFGSETNALISRAHATQLLGTMLGGYNIHPLIQLLDDAEVGAVAADALKHTLLMFDAFHDVQEKAEAGNANAQAVLQSWADAEWFTSKPEVPESLTITVFKVTGETNTDDLSPAPDATTRPDIPLHALAMLKNKRDGIEPEEDGKRGPIAFIESLKDQGHLVAYVGDVVGTGSSRKSATNSVLWFTGEDIPYIPNKRFGGVCLGSKIAPIFYNTMEDAGALPIELDVSQMNMGDVVELRPYDGKALKNGEVIAEFALKSDVLLDEVRAGGRIPLIVGRGLTAKAREALGLPVSTLFRLPTNPADTGKGYSLAQKMVGRACGLPENQGIRPGTYCEPKMTSVGSQDTTGPMTRDELKDLACLGFSADLVMQSFCHTAAYPKPVDVKTHHDLPAFISNRGGIALRPGDGVIHSWLNRMLMPDTVGTGGDSHTRFPVGISFPAGSGLVAFAAATGVMPLDMPESVLVRFKGEMQPGVTLRDLVNAIPLAAINSGLLTVAKQGKKNIFSGRILEIEGLPQLKVEQAFELSDASAERSAAGCTVKLDKEPIIEYLTSNITLLKWMIAEGYADPRSLQRRIKAMEGWLANPQLLEGDADAEYAAVIDIDLNTIVEPIVACPNDPDDVKTLSDVAGAVIDEVFIGSCMTNIGHFRAAAKLLEGKRDIPTRLWVAPPTKMDASELTKEGHYGTFGTAGARMEMPGCSLCMGNQAQAREGATVFSTSTRNFPNRLGRNTNVYLGSAELAAICSRLGRIPTREEYMADVGVLKASGDQIYRYMNFDQIEDYKTVADTVAA; encoded by the coding sequence ATGCTCTCCAGCTACCGCCAACACGTTGCCGAGCGCGCCGCGCTGGGCATTCCGCCGCTGCCCCTGACCGCACAGCAGACCGCCGAGGTCATCGAACTGCTGAAGGCCCCGCCGGCGGGCGAGGAAACGTTCCTGCTGGAGCTGCTGAGCCACCGCGTCCCGGCCGGCGTCGACGACGCGGCCAAGGTCAAGGCGTCCTACCTGGCCGCGGTCGCCTTCGGCAGCGAAACCAACGCGCTGATCTCCCGCGCGCACGCCACCCAGCTGCTGGGCACCATGCTGGGCGGCTACAACATCCACCCGCTGATCCAGCTGCTGGACGACGCCGAAGTCGGCGCCGTCGCCGCCGACGCGCTCAAGCACACCCTGCTGATGTTCGACGCCTTCCACGACGTGCAGGAAAAGGCCGAAGCCGGCAACGCCAACGCCCAGGCCGTGCTGCAAAGCTGGGCCGACGCCGAATGGTTCACCAGCAAGCCGGAAGTGCCGGAAAGCCTGACCATCACCGTGTTCAAGGTGACCGGCGAGACCAACACCGACGACCTGTCGCCGGCGCCCGACGCCACCACGCGCCCGGACATCCCGCTGCACGCGCTGGCGATGCTGAAGAACAAGCGCGACGGCATCGAGCCGGAAGAAGACGGCAAGCGCGGCCCGATCGCCTTCATCGAATCGCTGAAGGACCAAGGCCACCTGGTCGCCTACGTCGGCGACGTGGTCGGCACCGGCTCCAGCCGCAAATCGGCGACCAACTCGGTGCTGTGGTTCACCGGCGAGGACATCCCCTACATCCCGAACAAGCGTTTCGGCGGCGTCTGCCTGGGTTCGAAGATCGCGCCGATCTTCTACAACACCATGGAAGACGCCGGCGCGCTGCCGATCGAGCTGGACGTGTCGCAGATGAACATGGGCGACGTGGTCGAGCTGCGTCCCTACGACGGCAAGGCGCTGAAGAACGGCGAGGTGATCGCCGAGTTCGCGCTGAAGTCCGACGTGCTGCTGGACGAAGTCCGCGCCGGCGGCCGCATCCCGCTGATCGTCGGCCGCGGCCTCACCGCCAAGGCGCGCGAAGCGCTGGGCCTGCCGGTCTCGACCCTGTTCCGCCTGCCGACCAACCCGGCCGACACCGGCAAGGGCTATTCGCTGGCGCAGAAGATGGTCGGCCGCGCCTGCGGCCTGCCGGAAAACCAGGGCATCCGTCCGGGCACCTACTGCGAGCCGAAGATGACCTCGGTGGGTTCGCAGGACACCACCGGCCCGATGACCCGCGACGAGCTCAAGGATCTGGCCTGCCTGGGCTTCTCGGCCGACCTGGTGATGCAGTCGTTCTGTCACACCGCGGCGTATCCCAAGCCCGTCGACGTCAAGACCCATCACGACCTGCCGGCCTTCATCAGCAACCGCGGCGGCATCGCCCTGCGTCCCGGCGACGGCGTGATCCACTCCTGGCTCAACCGCATGCTGATGCCCGACACCGTCGGCACCGGCGGCGATTCGCACACCCGTTTCCCGGTCGGCATCTCGTTCCCGGCCGGCTCCGGCCTGGTCGCGTTCGCCGCGGCCACCGGTGTGATGCCGCTGGACATGCCCGAGTCGGTGCTGGTGCGCTTCAAGGGCGAGATGCAGCCCGGCGTGACCCTGCGCGACCTGGTCAACGCGATCCCGCTGGCCGCGATCAACAGCGGCCTGCTGACCGTCGCCAAGCAGGGCAAGAAGAACATCTTCTCCGGCCGCATCCTCGAGATCGAAGGCCTGCCGCAGCTCAAGGTCGAACAGGCGTTCGAGCTGTCCGACGCCTCGGCCGAGCGCTCGGCCGCCGGCTGCACGGTGAAGCTGGATAAGGAACCGATCATCGAGTACCTGACCAGCAACATCACCCTGCTCAAGTGGATGATCGCCGAAGGCTACGCCGACCCGCGCTCGCTGCAGCGCCGGATCAAGGCGATGGAAGGCTGGCTGGCCAACCCGCAGTTGCTGGAAGGCGACGCCGACGCCGAGTACGCCGCCGTCATCGACATCGACCTCAACACGATCGTCGAGCCGATCGTGGCCTGCCCGAACGACCCGGACGACGTCAAAACGCTGTCCGACGTCGCCGGCGCGGTTATCGACGAGGTCTTCATCGGCTCGTGCATGACCAACATCGGCCACTTCCGCGCGGCCGCCAAGCTGCTGGAAGGCAAGCGCGACATCCCGACCCGCCTGTGGGTCGCGCCGCCGACCAAGATGGACGCCTCCGAGCTCACCAAGGAAGGCCACTACGGCACCTTCGGCACCGCCGGCGCGCGCATGGAAATGCCGGGCTGCTCGCTGTGCATGGGCAACCAGGCGCAGGCACGCGAGGGCGCGACGGTGTTCTCCACCAGCACCCGCAACTTCCCCAACCGCCTGGGCCGCAACACCAACGTCTACCTGGGTTCGGCCGAACTGGCCGCGATCTGCTCGCGTCTGGGCCGTATCCCCACGCGTGAGGAGTACATGGCGGACGTCGGCGTGCTCAAGGCCAGCGGCGACCAGATCTACCGCTACATGAACTTCGACCAGATCGAGGACTACAAGACCGTGGCGGACACCGTCGCGGCCTGA